TCCCGAGAACCTCACGATGACCCTCGTCGCGGATGCCGCGGCACCCGTGTCCCGCCTCTGGGAGGCCTTCACGAACCCGCGTCAACTGGAGCGGTTCTGGGGTCCTCCCGGGTGGCCCGCCACGTTCACGGCGTTCGACCTCCGCCCCGGCGGTCGCGTCGACTACCGGATGACGAGCCCGCAGGGCCAGCGCTCCGCCGGATCGTGGGAGGTGCTGAACGTCGACCCCGGACGCAGCTTCGAAGTCCTCGACTCCTTCGTCGGCGACGATGGCGAGAAGCTCGACGGCTTCCCCTCGATGCGCATGGTCTTCTCGTTCGAGGCGACCGCCGACGGTTCGCGACTCACCAACACCACCTACTTCACCTCGCTCGAGGCGCTCGAGCAGGTCGTCGCGATGGGGGCGATCGAGGGTTCGCGTCTGGCGATGAGCCAGCTCGACGCCGTGCTGCAGGACCTCCGGGCGTACGCGCAGGGCAAGGGCACTCGCACCGAGCTGCTGACCGATCAGCACGTGCGGATCACCCGGCTCATCGAGGGTTCGCGCGAGCTCGTCTGGCGTGCCCACCACGAGCCGGAGCTGCTGCGTCAGTGGCTGCTCGGCCCCGACGGCTGGCAGATGGTCGAGTGCGAGGTCGGCGAGACCACCCGCTTCGTGTGGCAGCAGGGCGACGACGAGTCGACGCGATTCGGCTTCGAGAGCGAGCGGCTGCTCAGCGAGCCGATCTGGCGCGAGGTGTCGACGGAGCGCATGATCGGCACCCCGGGGCCGTCGACCGTGAACGACCTGCAGTTCTACGAGGAGGACGGCGCGACCCTGCTGACGCTGCTGATCGAGTACCCCGACAAGGAGACCCGCGACATGATCCTCGCGACGGGGATGACCGACGGCATGGAGGCGTCGTACGCGCGCCTGGAGGCGGTCGTCGCGGGCTGAGTCGCGGGTCAGTCGCCGAGCACGAGTCGGTAGCCCATGCCCTGCTCGGTGAGCAGATGCTGGGGATGCGCCGGATCGCGCTCGAGCTTCTTGCGCAGCTGCGACATGTAGAGGCGCAGATAACCCGAGTCGGCCACCTGGTCGGTTCCCCAGATGTCTCTCAGCAGGTTCTGCCGGGTCACGAGCGTGCCGGGGTTGCGGGCGAGGAACTCGAGCATCCGCCATTCCGTCGGCGTCAGGTGCACGACCTCGCCGCCGCGGACGACCCGGGTGGCGGCGAGGTCGACCTCCACATCGCCGAAGCGCACGACAGGCGTGTCCACGGATGCCGCCACGCCCCGCCGACGTGCGAGGGCGCGCAGGCGTGCGAGCAGCTCGTCGATCTGGAACGGCTTCGTGACGTAGTCGTCGGCGCCGGCATCCAGTGCTTCGACCTTGTCGGCCGAGCCCGTGCGTCCGGACACGACGAGGATCGGCACGTCGGTCCACCCGCGCAGCGCGTGGATCACCTCGATGCCGTCCAGGCGCGGCATGCCGAGATCCAGCATGACGACGTCGGGGCGCGCCTGGGCCGCCGTGGCGATCGCGGCGGCGCCGTCGGGCGCGGCGATGACGTCGTAGCCGTGCGCGGCGAGGGTGATCCGCAGCGCCCGCACGAGCTGCGGATCGTCGTCGGCGACCAGGATCTTCACGACCTCATCCTCCCGCTTCGGCGACCGAGGGCGCGGCGAGAGTGGATGCCGCGGCATCCACCGGCAGCGAGACCACCATCGTCAGCCCCCCGCCGGGCGTGGTCTCGGGCGTCAGCGTGCCGCCCATGCCCTCGGTGAAGCCCTTCGACAGGGCGAGCCCGAGCCCCAGCCCGGTGGTGTTGTCGGTGTCGCCGAGCCGCTGGAAGGGAGCGAAGATGTCGTCCTGGCGGTCGGCGCTGACGCCCGGGCCGTGGTCGACGATCCGCAGCTCGACGGTCGAGCCGAGCCGGCTGGATGCGATGCGCACGCGCGTGCCGGGCGGCGCGTAGCGGCGCGCATTGGCGAGGACGTTGACGATGACCCGCTGCAGCAGCACGGGGTCGGCGCGCACCGCAGGAACGGTCGGATCGAGCGCGAGTTCGACGACGTCGGGTCCGATGCCCAGCTCGTCGAGGGCTTCGAGAACTGCCCCCGCGAGATCGACGGGGGAGAGCGAGACGGCGAGCACCCCCGCTTGCACGCGGCTCACATCGAGCAGGTCGGTGACCAGCGCCGCGAGCGCGGCGAGCGACTCGTCCGCGGTTTCGACGAGCTCGTCGCGGTCGGCTGCGGTGAGCGAGGGCCCCGCGGCACGCAGGCCGCCGACGGCGGCGATGGCGGCCGCGAGCGGCCGGCGCAGATCGTGGCTGACCGCCGACAGCAACGCCGTGCGCACCTGGTCGGTCGCGGCCAGGGCGTCGGCGGTGCGGGCCGTCTGCGTGAGCTCGCTGTGCTCGAGGGCCGCGGCGAGTTGCGCGGTGATGACGTCGAGGAGGCGTCGTTCGGGGCCGCCGACGTCGCCGCCGTGCAGCTCCAGCGTGGCCCGAGGGCCGCCCGCGGCATCCGTGCCGACGGGCACCACGACCGCCCGGCCGTCGCGCACCGGCTCGCCGTCGGTCGCCAGCACCTGCTGCGTCGATCCGTCTCCGGCCAGCAGGCGCGCCCCGCTCACGCCGAACGCTTCCCGCGTGCGACTGACCAAGGCCGGAACGGCGCTCTCGCCCCGCAGCACGCTGCCCGACACCGTCGCCAGCAACTCCGACTCCGCAGCGGCGCGCCGTGCCCGGCGGGTACGACGCGCGGCCTGGTCGACGATCCAGCTCACCAGGATCGCGATCACGACGTACAGCACGAGCGCCAGCGCGTGCAGCGGGTTGTCGATCGTGACCGTGAAACGCGGATGGATGAAGAGGAAGTCCAGCGTCAACCCCGACAGCACCGCCGCGAACAGCGCCGGCCAGATCCCGCCGATCAACGCGACGACGACCACGAGCAGTTGGTAGGAGAGCACGTCGGAGGTGATCGTCTCTTCGTTCGCGGTCGCGAACAGCAGCCACGACAGCAGCGGCCCGCCGGTGAGAGCGACCACCAGCCCCAGGATGCGCCGCCGCCAGCCCAGCGCCCCTCCGGTCAGCCGCGGCAGGTGCAGGTTTCCGCCTGCGGCGGCGTGGGTCACGATGTGCACGTCGATGTCGCCCGACTCGCGGATGACCGTGGCCCCGATGCCCGGACCGGTGAAGGCCGCGCCGAGCCGGCTGCGACGACTGGCGCCCAGCACGAGCTGGGTCGCGTTGACCGACCGGGCGAACTCGACCAGCGTCCGCGGCACGTCCTCGCCGATCACCTGGTGGTAGCTGCCGCCGAGCGACTCGACGAGTGCGCGCTGGGCCGCGAGGGCACCGGGGGCGGCCGCACGCAGCCCCTCCTGCGTCGTCACGTGCACCGCGAGCAGCTCGCCCCCGGCGGCACGCGCGGCGATGCGCGCTCCGCGCTGCAGGAGCGTGTCGCCCTCCGGGCCGCCGGTGAGGGCGACGACGACCCGCTCGCGCGCCTGCCACGCCCCGCGGATGCCGTGCTCCTCGCGGTAGCTCTGCAGCGCGCTGTCGACCTCGTCGGCGAGCCACAGGAGGGCGAGTTCGCGCAGGGCCGTGAGGTTTCCGAGGCGGAAGTAGTTCGACAGGGCCGCGTCGATGCGCTCGGCGGGGTAGACGGCGCCGGCGGCGAGCCGGTCGCGCAGCGACTGCGGGGCGAGGTCGACGACCTCGATCTGGTCGGCGGCGCGAACCACGGCATCCGGCACCGTCTCGCGCTGAGTGACCCCGGTGATCTGCGCGACCACGCCGCCCAGCGAGGCGATGTGCTGGACGTTGACGGTCGTGATCACGTCGATGCCGGCGGCCAGCAGCTCCTCGACGTCCTGCCATCGCTTCTCGTTGCGGGAGCCGGGTGCGTTGGTGTGGGCGAGCTCGTCGACGAGCGCGATCTCGGGATGCCGATCCAGCAGGCCGTCGAGGTCGAGCTCGTCGAGGTCGACCTCGCGATGGCGCAGACGCCGGCGTCCGAGCGTGGGCAGGCCCTCCGCGCGGGCCGAGGTGGCCGCGCGGCCGTGGGTCTCGACGATGCCGACGACCACGTCGCGCCCGTCGGCGAGCAGACGGTGTCCCTCGGACAGCATCTCGTAGGTCTTGCCGACGCCCGGCGCCGCTCCGAGCAGCACGCGCAGTCTGCCCCGCTTCATGCGTTCACCCTAGTTCTCCCGCCGCCGCGCAGCCGCCCCGAACGACGTGCAAGCGATGCCGGCGGACGCGCCGCGTCGCACGTCACCGCAGCCATCGTCACCGCGTGGCGGCGTCGAGGGCGAGGTTCAGCTCGAGCACGTTCACGCGGGGCTCGCCCAGGAAGCCGAGGTCGCGCGAGCTCGTGTGCTGATCGACGAGCGCCGAGACCACCGCCGGGTCGAGGCCGCGCGCCGCGGCGATGCGGGCCACCTGTAGCTTCGCGTACGCCGGCGAGATGTGCGGGTCGAGTCCCGATCCGGATGCCGTGACGGCATCGGCGGGGATCTCGTCCACCGCGACACCGTCCGCCGCGGCGATCGCGGCCTGGCGCTCGCCGATCGCGGTCACGAGGTCGCTGTTCTCCGGGCCGAGGTTCGACCCGCTCGACGCCGCGCCGTCGTATCCGCTGCCCGCGGCCGATGGCCGCGACTGGAAGTACTGGGGGAGGGCTGCCCCGTCGGCATCCGTGAAGGACTGGCCGATCAGCGCGCTGCCGACGACCTGACCGCCGGCGTCGCGCACGAGCGAACCGTTGGCCTGCGCGGGCAGGACCACCTGGCCGACGCCCGTGATGACGGCGGTGTAGGCGATGCCGAGGACGACCGTGGCGAGCAGCATCGCGCGGGCGGCGACGCCGAGATGGCGGAGGGAAGTGCGGGTGGACATGACGATGCCTTTCGAAGAGACCGGTCAGAAGCCCGGGAGAAGGCTCACGACGAGGTCGATGAGCTTGATGCCGACGAAGGGGGCGATGACTCCGCCCAGTCCGTAGACGAGGAGGTTGCGCCCGAGGATCTGCGAGGCGCTCGCCGGCCGGTAGGCGACGCCCTTCAGCGCCAGCGGGATCAGCACCACGATGATGATCGCGTTGAAGATGATGGCGCTCGTGACCGCCGACGCGGGCGAGTGCAGCTGCATGAGGTTCAGCGCGGCGAGTCCCGGGAAGACGCCCATGAACATCGCCGGGATGATCGCGAAGTACTTCGCGATGTCGTTGGCGAGGGAGAACGTCGTCAGTGCTCCTCGGGTGATGAGCAGCTGCTTGCCGATGCGGACGATGTCGATGAGCTTGGTCGGGTCGCTGTCGAGGTCGACCATGTTGCCGGCCTCTTTCGCGGCCGACGTGCCCGTGTTCATTGCGACGCCGACGTCGGCCTGCGCGAGCGCGGGGGCGTCGTTGGTGCCGTCGCCGGTCATCGCAACGAGGGCACCACCGGCCTGTTCGCGCTGGATGAGCGCCAGCTTGTCCTCCGGGGTGGCCTCGGCGAGGAAGTCGTCGACGCCCGCCTCGGCGGCGATCGCCCGCGCCGTCAGGGGGTTGTCGCCCGTGATCATCACGGTGCGGATGCCCATCGCCCGCAGCTGCGTGAACCGCTCGGCGAGGCCCTCCTTGACGACGTCCTTCAGGTGCACAACGCCGAGCACGCGCGCCCCTACGGCATCCTGAACGGCCACCACCAGCGGCGTGCCGCCCGACTGCGACACGGACTCGATGTCCGAGGTCAGCTGCGTGCGCACGGAGGCCGACACCGGACGGGTCTGCTCCATCCAGGCGAGCACGGCGCTGCCGGCGCCCTTGCGGATGACGGTGCCGTCGGCGAGATCCAGACCGCTCATGCGGGTCTGGGCGGTGAACGGGACGGCGACGGCATCCGCCGGGGCGGAGACCTCGACGCCGCGCGCGCTGGCGAGCTCGACGATCGACACCCCTTCGGGGGTGGGGTCGGCCAGCGACGACAAGGCGGCGGTGCGGGCGAGTTCGGTCTCCTCCACCCCGGTCAGCGGCAGGAAGGCGCTCGCGCGACGGTTGCCGTAGGTGATCGTGCCGGTCTTGTCGAGCAGCAGCGTCGTGACGTCGCCGGCGGCTTCGACCGCGCGGCCCGACATGGCCAGCACGTTGTGCTGCACGAGACGGTCCATGCCGGCGATGCCGATCGCCGACAGCAGCGCACCGATCGTCGTGGGGATGAGGCAGACGAGCAGCGCCACGAGCACGGGGATGCTGACCGGGCTCGCCGCGTACGAGGCGATCGGGTTGAGGGTCAGCACGACGACGACGAACACGATCGACAGGCTTGCCAGCAGGATGCCGAGGGCGATCTCGTTGGGGGTGCGCTGACGGTTCGCGCCCTCGACGAGAGCGATCATGCGGTCGACGAAGGTCTGACCGGGCGTGGACGTGATGCGCACGACGACGCGGTCGCTGAGCACCCGCGTGCCGCCGGTGACGGCGCTGCGGTCGCCGCCGGATTCGCGCACGACGGGGGCCGATTCGCCGGTGATGGCCGATTCGTCGACGGTCGCGATGCCCCAGATGACGTCGCCGTCGCCGGGGATGAGCTCGCCGGCCGACACGACCACGACGTCGTCCAGGGTCAGCTCCGACGAGGCCACGTCTTCGGTCGCGGCGGTGGTGGCCGCGGCATCCGCGGCGCCGTCGTAGCCGCGTACGCGGTGCGCGACCGTGGCGGTGCGGGTCGTGCGCAGGGCCTGCGCCTGCGCCTTGCCGCGGCCTTCGGCGACCGACTCGGCGAGGTTCGCGAACAGCACCGTCAGCCAGAGCCACACGGCGATGCCCCACGTGAAGCCGCCCGGCACCGGGGTGCCGCCCGAGCTCTGCGGGCCGCCGAGGAAGGGCTCGGCGATCGCGATCGCGGTGGTGAGGGCCGCGCCCACCCACACGAGGAACATCACGGGGCTGCGCCAGAGCTCCGCGGGGTTGAGCTTGCGCAGCGCCCCCGGAAGGGCCTCGATCAGCTGGCTCCAGCCGAAGGCGCGGCGGGTCGGAGCGGGCGAGGACGCACGGTCGTCACCGGTGGGTTGCGGACGGTCGAGGACCGGAGCGGACGTGTTCATTTCAGGAAAGACCTTCTGCCAGGGGACCCAGCGCGAGAACGGGGAAATACGTCAGTGCGGTGATGACCACGGTCACGACCGCGAGGAGCCCGACGAACTGCGGGCGGTGCGTCGGCAGCGTGCCGGCGGTGGCGGGCACGCGCTCCTGTGCGGCGAGCGAGCCGGCCAGGGCGAGCACGAGCACGATCGGGACGAACCGTCCGAGCAGCATCACCACACCCAGCGCCGTGTTGAACCAGGGCGTGTTCGCGGTGAGTCCGGCGAACGCCGAGCCGTTGTTGTTCGCGGCCGACGTGAACGCGTACAGCACCTCCGTCATCCCGTGGATGCCGGGATTGAGGATCGAGGTCGCCTCGACGTCGGCGCGCACGGCGGGGATGCCGAAGCTCAACGCCGTTCCCGCCAGCACCAGGGTCGGAGTCACCAGGATGTACAGGCTCGCGAGCTTGATCTGGGTCGGGCCGATCTTCTTGCCGAGGTATTCGGGGGTGCGACCGACGAGCAGACCTCCGACGAACACGGCGATGATCGCGAGAACGAGCATGCCGTACAGGCCCGAGCCCACGCCGCCAGGGGCGACTTCGCCGAGCATCATGTTCAGCAGCGGAATCATGCCGCCCGTCGCGGTGTACGAGTCGTGCATCGAGTTCACCGCGCCGGTCGAGGTGAGCGTCGTGACGGCCGCGTACAGCGCCGAGCCGACGATGCCGAACCGCTGCTCCTTGCCCTCCATCGCGCCGCCGGCCAGCTGCGGGGCGGTGCCGTGTCCGGCGACCTCGAGCGCGCTCACCGCGGCGATCGACGCGATCGCGAGGGTCGACATGACCGCGAGGATCGCGTAGCCCTGGCGGTTGTCGCCGACCATGCGACCGAACGTGCGCGGCAGCGAGATCGGGATGACGAGGATCAGCAGCAGCTGGAACAGGTTCGTCCACGGCGTCGGGTTCTCGAAGGGGTGCGCGGAGTTCGCGTTGAAGAACCCGCCGCCGTTGGTGCCGAGCATCTTGATCGCCTCCTGCGAGGCGACCGGTCCGCCCGGGATCGACTGGGTGGCGCCCGCGAGGGTGTGCGCATCGACGAAGCCGTTGAGGTTCTGGATGACGCCGCCCGCCAGCAGCACGACCGCAGCGACGAGCGCGATCGGCAGCAGCAGTCGGCCGAGGCCACGCGTGAGATCGACCCAGAAGTTGCCGATCGTGCTCTGCCCGCGCCGCGCGAAGCCGCGCACGAGCGCGATCGCGACGGCGATGCCGACGGCGGCCGAGACGAAGTTCTGCACCGTGAGGCCGGCGAGCTGCACGAGGTAGCCCATCGTCGCCTCGGGGGAGTACGACTGCCAGTTGGTGTTGGTGACGAAGGATGCCGCGGTGTTGAACGCCAGGCCCTCGGGCACGGCCGGCAGCCCGAGCGAGGCCGGCAGCAACGCCTGCAGGCGCTGGAGCGCGTAGACGAAGAGCACACCCATGAGTGAGAAGGCGAGGACGCCCCGGGTATAGGCCTGCCAGGTCTGTTCGCTGCGCGGATCGACCCCGATGAGGCGGTAGACGACCCGCTCTGCGGCGGCATCCTTCTCGCCCGTGAAGATGCGGAACATGAGGTCGCCGACCGGGCGGTACAGCAGTGCGAGCAGCAGGACGAGGGTGGCGATCTGGAGCACACCGAACCAGATGTCGGCGGAATCGACGCCCATCAGAAGCGTTCCGGTTTCACGAGGGCGACGACGAGGTAGACGACGCTGGCGATGCCCAGCACGGCGCCGATGATCGAGAAGACGTCCATCAGAGTCGTTCCGCCCCCTTCGCGACGAGGGTGACGATCGCGAATACCGCGACCGTCACGACGACGTAGATCACATCGAGCACAGCAACTCCCGGACACTGACCGCGCTCCGACGTCGGCGCGGGCGCCCACGGTGGGCACGGCATCCGATCCAACTCCTGCGCGGGGGCCGCTCCCGGCGTCCTTACGGTTTCCCTACGGCCCGGCGGGCGGTCCTCACGGCACGCTCACGTCGCCGGCGGGGGTGGGGCGTTTCGACTCGCTGCGCTCGCTCAACGACCGGGACTGCGCTCGCTCAACGACCGGGGAGCTTCCCCGCTGTGGTGCGGTCGAATGTGACGGTCGTGTAAAGCTTCGCCGAATATCTGAAAAAAAACTTCATAACGTGGTTCACTGGGCGACGTCACCTTCCGCACCGTCTCGTGAGGACACCATGAAGCGAAATCTTGCGATCGTTGGCGCCGCTGTGGTCGCTCTCGTCGTCATCGGCGGCGGCGTCTCCGCCGCCGCGCAGGCGCCCGGCCCATCGGCGCGCACCGTCACCACCGCCGTCGCGAGGGCCGACACCGCTGCCGCCGAGGCCGACGGCTGGACTGTCGCCTCCAGCGAGGGGAGCGCGGTGCCGCAGGGTGGTCGCGTCGTGGCCGCCGCGCCACACGACGTTGTGCCGATCCAGGTCTCGCTCGATCAGACCTCCATCGAGCAGTACTGGATGTGGGCGTCGGGTGTCGAGGTGACCGCTCACGGCATGACCCCCGGCGCGACGGCGACGATCTCCATCACGTTCGCCTCGGGCCTGCAGAAGCACTGGGCACCGATCACCGCGGATGCCGACGGCTCGATCGTGACCAGGGTGCGAACCCTCGACGTCGACCCCGAGAACACCCAGCCGGAGCCCGGCGTCGCCCGCATCACCGTCGACACGTCCACGGGAGAAGCAGGGTCCGCTCTCCTGGACATCACCGTCCCCGACGGCGAGCGCCTGAAGGTGTGGAGCGACCCCGCATCGATCACCCAGGACGAGTTCCTGGACAAAACCGTCGTCGTTCACGCGAGCGGCTTCGCCCCGATGACCCACGTCTTCTTCAACCTCGGCATGCCTGACACCACGATGGTGGCGATCGGCGAGAACGAGGGGCTGCACTCGGATGAGAACGGCGATTTCTCTTACGAGATGCAGATGGTCTCCGTCAACGCGCTCGTCGGTGAATGGCTCATCAGCCTGCAGTCCGCGGACGGCACTCAGCAGGGTTCCGGCACCTTCATGGTGACCCCGGGGGCACCGCGCACGCAGAACAAGACGCTCACGCCGTCCGCACCACAGATCTCGGCCGCCGCGTTCGCGACCGCGCCCGGAATGGCCTTCGACGTGACCGGCTTCATCCCCTTCGATACGTACGAGCTCACCCTGGTGACCTCGCGTGGCATTCGAATCCCGCTGGGCATCTCGCGGACGAATGGCGAGGGACGTCACCACAACAGCGTCAAGGCGCCCGACGGTGCGGCCGAGGGCGTCTATACGCTGGAGGCGCGCTCCACGATCACCGGTGACTACGCCCTCGGGACGTTCACCGTCACCGGAAATCCCGACAGCCCCGCCTCCTCGTTCGCGTTGACGCCGTCGACGGTCGCGGCCCGCGTGCTCAGCGATCCTGCGGGAGGGATCGTCGTGACCGGCGCAGCAATCCCGTCGGGAACGTCGCTGCGGGTGTCTCTCCGGGACGCGCAATGGAAGCGGATGCCGCTGACCGTCGGCGCCGATGCCTACGCCGATGCCGGGGAGGACGGCACCATCCGGATGCCGCTGGTCACCCTCGACCCGATCGCCGCGGGCTCCTACACCGTGTGGATCACCGCCGGCAGCGCGCCGTTCGGGTACAGCATCCAGCTGCCGCTGATGGTCACCGCAGAAAGCTCCGCCGCGCCCAGTGCGGACATCGCGCCCAGCTCCGGTGCCTCCAGCAGTGCGGTGGCTCCCGCTCCGAGCTCGCCGCTGGTGGCCATCACGCCGTCCACGACGACGCCGCGCGTCGACCGGCCCGCTCCGCCCGCGCCGAGTGCCGCGCCGAGCCCGTCGCCGTCGCCGGATGTCGATCCGCTCGAGGGCGACGTCGCACCCCCGGCGCTTCCCGTTCCCACCTCGCCCGCTCGTTGAACCCAGGAAAGCACACGATGCCCCGCACACCCCTTCGCGCTCGGGCGGCCGCAGCCGCCCTGATCGCCAGCTGCCTCGTCGCCGCCGGCGCCGCGCCTGCCTTCGCTGACACCGGCTCGCTGGACGAGATCCCCGTTGCCCCGGCATCCGCCGGCGGGCGCACGGCAGTACTGCCCGACAGCATCGC
The sequence above is a segment of the Microbacterium sp. PM5 genome. Coding sequences within it:
- the kdpA gene encoding potassium-transporting ATPase subunit KdpA, encoding MGVDSADIWFGVLQIATLVLLLALLYRPVGDLMFRIFTGEKDAAAERVVYRLIGVDPRSEQTWQAYTRGVLAFSLMGVLFVYALQRLQALLPASLGLPAVPEGLAFNTAASFVTNTNWQSYSPEATMGYLVQLAGLTVQNFVSAAVGIAVAIALVRGFARRGQSTIGNFWVDLTRGLGRLLLPIALVAAVVLLAGGVIQNLNGFVDAHTLAGATQSIPGGPVASQEAIKMLGTNGGGFFNANSAHPFENPTPWTNLFQLLLILVIPISLPRTFGRMVGDNRQGYAILAVMSTLAIASIAAVSALEVAGHGTAPQLAGGAMEGKEQRFGIVGSALYAAVTTLTSTGAVNSMHDSYTATGGMIPLLNMMLGEVAPGGVGSGLYGMLVLAIIAVFVGGLLVGRTPEYLGKKIGPTQIKLASLYILVTPTLVLAGTALSFGIPAVRADVEATSILNPGIHGMTEVLYAFTSAANNNGSAFAGLTANTPWFNTALGVVMLLGRFVPIVLVLALAGSLAAQERVPATAGTLPTHRPQFVGLLAVVTVVITALTYFPVLALGPLAEGLS
- the kdpB gene encoding potassium-transporting ATPase subunit KdpB, whose translation is MNTSAPVLDRPQPTGDDRASSPAPTRRAFGWSQLIEALPGALRKLNPAELWRSPVMFLVWVGAALTTAIAIAEPFLGGPQSSGGTPVPGGFTWGIAVWLWLTVLFANLAESVAEGRGKAQAQALRTTRTATVAHRVRGYDGAADAAATTAATEDVASSELTLDDVVVVSAGELIPGDGDVIWGIATVDESAITGESAPVVRESGGDRSAVTGGTRVLSDRVVVRITSTPGQTFVDRMIALVEGANRQRTPNEIALGILLASLSIVFVVVVLTLNPIASYAASPVSIPVLVALLVCLIPTTIGALLSAIGIAGMDRLVQHNVLAMSGRAVEAAGDVTTLLLDKTGTITYGNRRASAFLPLTGVEETELARTAALSSLADPTPEGVSIVELASARGVEVSAPADAVAVPFTAQTRMSGLDLADGTVIRKGAGSAVLAWMEQTRPVSASVRTQLTSDIESVSQSGGTPLVVAVQDAVGARVLGVVHLKDVVKEGLAERFTQLRAMGIRTVMITGDNPLTARAIAAEAGVDDFLAEATPEDKLALIQREQAGGALVAMTGDGTNDAPALAQADVGVAMNTGTSAAKEAGNMVDLDSDPTKLIDIVRIGKQLLITRGALTTFSLANDIAKYFAIIPAMFMGVFPGLAALNLMQLHSPASAVTSAIIFNAIIIVVLIPLALKGVAYRPASASQILGRNLLVYGLGGVIAPFVGIKLIDLVVSLLPGF
- a CDS encoding DUF4118 domain-containing protein, with the protein product MKRGRLRVLLGAAPGVGKTYEMLSEGHRLLADGRDVVVGIVETHGRAATSARAEGLPTLGRRRLRHREVDLDELDLDGLLDRHPEIALVDELAHTNAPGSRNEKRWQDVEELLAAGIDVITTVNVQHIASLGGVVAQITGVTQRETVPDAVVRAADQIEVVDLAPQSLRDRLAAGAVYPAERIDAALSNYFRLGNLTALRELALLWLADEVDSALQSYREEHGIRGAWQARERVVVALTGGPEGDTLLQRGARIAARAAGGELLAVHVTTQEGLRAAAPGALAAQRALVESLGGSYHQVIGEDVPRTLVEFARSVNATQLVLGASRRSRLGAAFTGPGIGATVIRESGDIDVHIVTHAAAGGNLHLPRLTGGALGWRRRILGLVVALTGGPLLSWLLFATANEETITSDVLSYQLLVVVVALIGGIWPALFAAVLSGLTLDFLFIHPRFTVTIDNPLHALALVLYVVIAILVSWIVDQAARRTRRARRAAAESELLATVSGSVLRGESAVPALVSRTREAFGVSGARLLAGDGSTQQVLATDGEPVRDGRAVVVPVGTDAAGGPRATLELHGGDVGGPERRLLDVITAQLAAALEHSELTQTARTADALAATDQVRTALLSAVSHDLRRPLAAAIAAVGGLRAAGPSLTAADRDELVETADESLAALAALVTDLLDVSRVQAGVLAVSLSPVDLAGAVLEALDELGIGPDVVELALDPTVPAVRADPVLLQRVIVNVLANARRYAPPGTRVRIASSRLGSTVELRIVDHGPGVSADRQDDIFAPFQRLGDTDNTTGLGLGLALSKGFTEGMGGTLTPETTPGGGLTMVVSLPVDAAASTLAAPSVAEAGG
- the kdpC gene encoding potassium-transporting ATPase subunit KdpC encodes the protein MSTRTSLRHLGVAARAMLLATVVLGIAYTAVITGVGQVVLPAQANGSLVRDAGGQVVGSALIGQSFTDADGAALPQYFQSRPSAAGSGYDGAASSGSNLGPENSDLVTAIGERQAAIAAADGVAVDEIPADAVTASGSGLDPHISPAYAKLQVARIAAARGLDPAVVSALVDQHTSSRDLGFLGEPRVNVLELNLALDAATR
- the kdpF gene encoding K(+)-transporting ATPase subunit F produces the protein MDVFSIIGAVLGIASVVYLVVALVKPERF
- a CDS encoding response regulator translates to MKILVADDDPQLVRALRITLAAHGYDVIAAPDGAAAIATAAQARPDVVMLDLGMPRLDGIEVIHALRGWTDVPILVVSGRTGSADKVEALDAGADDYVTKPFQIDELLARLRALARRRGVAASVDTPVVRFGDVEVDLAATRVVRGGEVVHLTPTEWRMLEFLARNPGTLVTRQNLLRDIWGTDQVADSGYLRLYMSQLRKKLERDPAHPQHLLTEQGMGYRLVLGD
- a CDS encoding SRPBCC family protein, with protein sequence MPVTDITTDPENLTMTLVADAAAPVSRLWEAFTNPRQLERFWGPPGWPATFTAFDLRPGGRVDYRMTSPQGQRSAGSWEVLNVDPGRSFEVLDSFVGDDGEKLDGFPSMRMVFSFEATADGSRLTNTTYFTSLEALEQVVAMGAIEGSRLAMSQLDAVLQDLRAYAQGKGTRTELLTDQHVRITRLIEGSRELVWRAHHEPELLRQWLLGPDGWQMVECEVGETTRFVWQQGDDESTRFGFESERLLSEPIWREVSTERMIGTPGPSTVNDLQFYEEDGATLLTLLIEYPDKETRDMILATGMTDGMEASYARLEAVVAG